The Methanosarcina acetivorans C2A genome includes the window TTTTCAAATTATTTGCAGGACTGCTGGGACACAGTACAGCACTTCTTGCGGATGCGGTCCGTTCCTTTTCAGAGCTAATTAATGAGCTCGTAAAACTTCTTGACCTTTCTATTGCCGGCAAACCCGAAGATTGGAGCCATAATTACGGGCATGGCAAAGTCGCGACTCTCGTTACGGGAGCGGGAGCATGTGTGCTCCTGTTTGCAGGCATCCAATCAGCAAGTCTGGCCTCAGGAGAGCTGCTTATGTTTATTCAGGGAAAAGAGACAGAAGCACCTGAACTGTTTGCACTCTCAGCAGCTGCTTTCGCCCTTGTATCAAAAGAAATTATCCCTCTTTTCAGCAGGCTAGCCTGGAAACAAACAGATAAAAGTTTATCAGAAACTGATATTTATACAGGAAACTCTCGGCTCAAAAGTTTAGGGCTTTCCTGTTTTGTTACTCTGGGCATAGGATGTACATTTCTCCCCGGAAAGAACTGGGCTGTGACGGATTCTCTTATTGCGGTTCTTTTAAGCCTTTACCTCCTCGGATCATCGGGCAGGCTCCTCTACGGTACTGCCAACGAACTCATAGAAGCTTCCCTCGATGAAGAAAATAATCGGAAAATCAGGGAGATAATAAACCGGACAGAAGGAGTATTGGGTTCGGGAGAACTTAAAACCCGGAGAATAGGAAACGGGATTGCAATCAATGCCTGTATTACTGTAAATAGCTCTCTTAACATTCAGGAAGTTGCAGAGATTGCAGACCTGGCGGAGGAGAGACTTAAAAAAGCCTATGGGGAGGGCATATATACCCTTATAAAAGCAGAACCTGCCCTCGAGAGGAATTGTTCTTTCCAGAAAAAGCCCAAGATTTCCAAGGAAGGGGGAAATAAGATAATAGTATAAACGAGGAGGACAAAACAACCAGCCAAAAGAAATATAAACACAAAAAAATAAAATAATAGAAAAAATAATAAGATGGAGAAAAAAATAAATCCGAATGCGTAAACGAGAAAAAATCGCATTCTGAAATTAGCGTTTTGATCCCTTCAACTTCTAACTTTTATCCATTAAATTAAACTGCTGCCAGGACAAGAGAAAATCCTTCTGGATTTTACAGGGTTAAAAAGATATTATTCAACTACTCAACATTCAATTATTCACATCCGGTTATAACTCAACATTCAACTACTCACATTCAACTACTCAACATCCAATTGTTACTCATATTCAACTACTCATATTCAACTACTCAACATCCAATTATTACTCAACATTCAACTACACAGGTTTCATCAGAATCAGATATCCATTTAGCTACTACATGTTTAACAACTATTCAGACTTTAATTATAATAGCAGACTTCAACAAGTACCGAACCTAGCTGTAAACCATAGCTTGAAACCTTACCGGGTTGAAGATTACTGGTTTAATATTATACTAAATACACCACCCAGAAACGGATAACTTTCCGGAAAACCTGAGGAAGCTACAATCCAATTCACAAAAGAGGTAAGTAAGAAAATGCACTTCAGTCTTGGAATAGATGCAGGGGGCACCTATACTGATGCCGTTATCATAAGAGATTCTGACGGAGCAGTAGTTGAGTCGAGCAAAGCCCTGACGACTTATCCCGACCCTCTGCCGGGGATGAAAAACGCGATCGATAGACTGGACACTGGCTATCTTAAGGATATAAAGCTCGTATCCGTATCTACTACCCTGTCCACAAATACGATTCTGGAAAGCACCGGATTTCCGGTCGGGCTGATCATGATAGGGGACTATGTGATCCCCGAGAAACTTCCTACAGACTACTGGGTAGCAGTCTCAGGCGGGCACGACAGCGACGGAGAAGAACTAAAAGTTCTGGATCTTGATTCTGTGGAAGAATTCGCCCTCAAAGTAAAGAGTAAGGTTTCGGCTTTTGCAGTTTCCTCCTACTTCAGCAACCGAAACCCCGAGCATGAGCTTGCGGTCAAAAAAGCGGTAAAGGACATTACCGGACACCCTGTAGTATGCGGGCATGAACTCTCCCAGGACCTCGGAGCCTATGAAAGGGCTATAACTGCTTTTCTAAACGCCCAATTAATCCCGATTACCCATAAGTTCATCCAGGCAATAATAAGAGAATTCGAAAGCCGCGGAATCAACGCAAACATGTTGATGTTAAAATGCGACGGGTCGGTGGTCGGAATCGAGGAAGCCCTGGAAAAACCCATCGAAACTATCTTTTCAGGGCCTGCAGCAAGCCTTGTGGGCGCCTCCCACCTAAGCCGGCTTAACACATGTGCCATGATTGACGTTGGGGGCACGAGTACGGACGTAGCCATGATGCAGAACGGGCTCCCGGAACTCAGCAGTGCAGGGGCGGTAGTAGGAGGCTGGCAGACCCGCGTAAAAGCTATTCGTATGGAGACTTCGGCAACCGGAGGAGACAGCCACGTCTGGCTTAAAGGGGACAGGATCAATGTAGGACCCCGCCGGGTTATTCCTCTCTGCAGGGCTTCTGTCATCTACCCCGAATTCAGAGAGAAACTCAAGCACAATAGGGTAGCAAAAGGGTATCTCTGCGAAAACATCCAGGTAACGAAATTTTTTGTCCGCACGGGTTTCAGGCCTATCGAGCTGAAAGCAGGAGAACGGGAGATATACAAACATATCGGAAAAGAACCCGTTTCCTTCGGAGACCTGCTCATTGCGCTGAAAAAACGCCCTTCCCCTTCAATGCTCGATTCGCTCATACAGAAAAGGCTGATTCAGGCCATAGGTTTTACGCCCACCGATGCCCTGCATGTCCTTGGAGAGTATAACGAGTGGGATACGGAAGCTGCAAGAATAGGAGCCCACATGCTCGGGAGACCCCTGAAGCTAAGCCCCGAGGATCTCAGTGCTGAAGTAAAGCGCAGGGTTGCGCACAACATTGCCGAAGACCTTATCACATACCTGATCGAGGGAATGCCCAGAAATGAAATTGATAGGGTACTTCTTGGAAAGAACTTCGCGCGCTTCAGGGTAGAAATTCCCGTTGTTCTTCTCGGAGGCCCTGTAGGGGCATACGTAGAAGACCTGAGAAAACTGATTAATGCCGAGTTCATAGTTCCCGAACACGCTGATGTCGGCAATGCTGTTGGGGCCCTTGTAGGAAAAGGAATTAAAAGGGTAGAGATCCTCATAAAAACAAGACTCGTCCCCAAATCCAGGGAAGAAAAATCTGAAGAAGATGAGGAATACGGCGTAGCTCCGGAGAGTGAAGTTATAGAAAGTGCCCTTCAACAGGAAAAGAAAAACGAGTACATTGTGTTTTCTCCGACGGAGAGAAAGAAATTTGAGGTCTACAATGAAGCTCTGGAATATGCAGAAAAGCTTGGGAAACAGTTTGTTATGGACTACATGATCGGGGCAGGGCTTGGAAAAGAGGAAATAAGGATAGAGGTAAGCAGGAAACACCTGGCACCCCCCGGCTGGACCGGCGTGCCTCTGGAAACAAAATTTGTGTATGTAGGGGTAGGTGTTCCGAAGAATTCCCTGACAGTCTAAAGGAAAAAGATAGGAAGAAATGTGAATTGCTGCACATTATAAGTAGAAATATATATCTTGAAACATAACTTTACAAATCCGGCTAAAAAGGGAATTAATACAGCTAAAAAAAAGATAGATCACCTAAAATAGAGTAAAAAATGGGGCTGTTTTGACAATGCAATATAGTCTGGGTATTGACGCAGGTGGGACATACACTGATGCAGTTATCTTAAGGGATTCGGACAGCCGGATCCTGGATACAAGCAAGGCGATTACCACCTATCCAAACCTGATGACCGGAATACGGAACGCAATTGACAAGTTAAACCCGGAATATCTCAAGCAAGTAAAACTCGTGTCGGTTTCAACAACTCTCTCGACAAATACAATCCTTGAAAGAACCGGATACCCTGTTGGCCTGATCCTCGTAGGGGACTATACCATACCAAGAGAGCTGCCAGCCGACTACTGTATTAAAGTGAGAGGGGGACACGACAGCAATGGAGACGAACTCCATCCCCTTGACCTTACAGCTGTAGAACAGTTTGCAGTGAGTCTCAAAAAGAAAGTATCCGCATTTGCCGTTTCTTCCTATTTTAGCACCCGAAACCCTGAACACGAGTTAAAGATTAAGGATGTAATCCTCAAACTTACGGGGCATCCGGTGGTCTGCGGGCATGAGCTTTCCCAGGAACTCGGAGCCTACGAAAGGGCAGCAACCGCAGTCTTAAATGCCCAGCTAATTCCCATAACATACCAGTTTATCCATTCCATCATGAATGAAGTGAGGGAAAGAAACCTTGATGCGAAGGTTCTGATGTTGAAATGCGACGGCTCGGTCATAGATATAAAAGGTGCGAAACTGCGCCCGATTGAGACTATTTTTTCAGGCCCCGCTGCAAGTATTATGGGAGCTTCACACCTTTCAGGACTTGACACCTGTGCGGTAATCGATGTTGGAGGAACAAGCACGGATGTCTCCATAATTAAACGCGGTGTACCCGAGCTCTGCGAAAAAGGGGCAGTTGTTGGCGGCTGGCAGACACGCGTAAAAGCTATAAAAATGGAAAGCTCCGCAAACGGGGGAGATAGCCACGTGTGGTTCAAAAAATGCATAAGGATAGGCCCGAGAAGAGTCATGCCACTCTGTTTTGCTGCGGTAAATTACCCTAACTTCAAAGAAAAGCTTGAGAAAAATCCCATACCGTTGAGAACCATGCTCAACGAGCATATCCAGCCCACCAAGTTTTTTGTCAGAACCGGAGTAATACCTGTCAACCCCACAGAGAGCGAGAAGAAGCTGCTGGAAGTTATAGGCGAGGAACCTCTTTCTATCCACGAAATATTAAATAAAATGAAGCGTTTTCCTTCTCCTGCAGTCCTGGATTCCCTGCTCAACCAGCGGGTTATCCATGCAATAGGCTTTACACCCACCGATGCCCTGCACGTCCTCGGGGAATATACGGAATGGGATGTAGAAGCTTCCCTGATAGGAGCCAAAAAACTTGCCCGCTTCACTCAGCTGGGGGTGCACGCCTTCTGTAAGAAAGTAAAGCAGCAGGTTGCCAGAAATATGGCTTACAGTCTTATGTCCTTTATAATGGAAGGCAGGGGAAAAGATGGAATAAAGATGATGCTGGAAGAAGAAGTCCCTGTCCAGTACAAAGTAAATATCCCCATAGTTCTGCTGGGCGGACCTGTAAAAGCCTACTATGGAGAACTGAAAGGTCTTATTGATGCGGATATTATTGTTCCCGAACAGGCTAGAGTGGGCAACGCTGTCGGAGCTCTTGTAGGAAAAGGGATTAAAAGAATTGAGATAACTATCAGACCTTACTCGATGGAAAACCCGGACCAGAATTTCCTTGTATTTACTCCGGTAGGAAGAAAAAAGTTCGAGCAGTACAGGGCTGCCCTTGAATACTCTCAAAAAGCCGGGGAAGAATTGATCCTGGATTCCCTGAAGGATTTCGGGCTTCCGGAAAGTTCAATAAAGATAGATACCAGCATAGAGTATCTAGTGCCTCCGGGATGGAAGCAGACCCCGATGGAGACAAAGATGACGTTTGTGGGAGTCTGTACTCCAGGTTTTTCAACGGACTAATCTTTACAGTTGTGTCCCCAGAAACAGGTAGTTTGAAAAATGCCGGTGAAATTGAAAAAGAACAGCCAAGGAACCAGCCTGCCGGAAAGAAGGCTCGGCAGCATATCGCAGCACATAATACTGCAGGAAGTAGGGAGATATGGAATCTTCACTTATTGATCTTGTTTTCCGCTCCGATAAAAGAAAAAACCTCCTTATATTGCTGGATAGCGGCTCAAAAAACATTGATGAAATCAGGGATGAACTGGATGTTACTGCCACTTCAATTCTCCCCCAGATAAAGAAATTGATAGATAGCGACCTTATCGTTCAGGAAGACCGGATGTACAAGCTCACGGTACTCGGAGAGTTCATAATCAAGAAGGTGAAGCCTCTGATCAGCGCCCTTGAGGTTGTGGAAAAAAATAACTCTTACTGGACAGGACATGACCTGAATTCGATCCCCCGTCACCTGCTCGAAAGAATCGCAGAGCTTGGAGACTGCGCTCTTATAGAGCCGGACCTGAACCACATTTATGAGCCCTCCCAGAAGATCATTGATAGCATGGCCAATGCAAAAATGGTTTCAACCTTTGCTTCATATTTCAATCCTGCCTATCTGCCTCTGTACGTTGAACTTGGCAGAAAGGATGCCGAACTGTCTCTTAATTTTACGCAGTCTGTCTGGGACCATCTCTCAAACGAGCACTCAAATATGATAGAAGAGTTAATGAGCATGGATAACGTGAGCCTTTACATCTCTAAAGAGGGAATAAAGCTAACCGAAATTACTGTTACTGATAGAATAATGCTCCTTGGGCTCTTTGACAAAAATGGAAAGTTCGACCAGCAGTTTATTATGAGTTTTGAGCCTGCTGCCCTGCGCTGGGGCCAGGAATTATTTGACTATTTCAAGAAACTTTCCAAGCAGGTAAATAAGATATAACTTGAAAAAGACCATATAAAAGGAAAGGCACAGATGAATTCCCCAACTTATTTTAAATATATATACTGTAGCGATCCCCAGACATGTGAAAAAAAGATAAAGAAAAGTTTTGCCGGATGAGGCTCAGACATGGGGCCATCATAACAAAAAATCATGAAAAATAATTATATATCTTATAGTGGTAGTTTGTTACGTTAAAATGGCAATTTTCGGAATGTCCCCATAGTTACTAACCTGAAGGTACTTTTTCCATTAAAAGTGATAATGGCGAGGAAGAAAAGAAAGAGAAGTGCATATACTTCTGGTATAGAGATATATACAATGTTAGATATAACAGGATAAAAACATAAGAGAGGGAATCAGATGGAATCATCATTACTGGATGTTCTCTTTCTTTCAGAAAAAAGGAAAAACCTCCTTCTGCTACTTCTGGGCGGGCCCAAGACTATCGAGGAGATTAAGAATACACTGGATGTACGTTCAAGCCCGATAATGACTCAGATAAAGATCCTGATGAAGCAGGACCTGATTGTAGAAAACAACAGGCTCTACAAACTTTCCAGTATCGGAGAGATTCTTGTCCCCAAAATGAGAGCAATCCTTGAAACCTTCAATGTCTTCGATAAAAACCACGATTACTGGATAAACCAGGATATGACTTCAATTCCCCCTGAATTTCTGGATGAGATAGGAAAGCTTGGAGATTATATTGAAGTAAACCCTGACCGAAACCACGTGTTCGAATACCCGAAAGAAGTCGTAAAACACCTTTCCGAATCCGAGAAGGTAATGATCTCGTCTTCTTTCTTTCTTCCGATCTATCCTTCGCTCTGTATAGAGCTTGCAGCAAAGGGTACGGACATCACCCTCGTATTCACGGAGTATGTTTATGACAGGATGCTCAACGACTACAAAAAAGAGCTTGAACATTTCCTGAACTTAAAATACACCAAACTCTATGTATGCAACAACAATAATATGAAGATCGCATCAAGTATTGTCACAGAGAAATTTATGGCCCTGTCCCTCTTTTGCAATAGCGGGATCTATTACAACCATAACCTCGTGAGTTTTGACGAAAGCGCACTTAAATGGGGAAAAGAACTTTTTGACCACTATAAAAGTATGGCAAGGCCGATTACAAAGGTCTGAAAGAAAACCATTCTCTGTAAAATTTCTTCTATTAAAACTCTTTCCGTTAAAGTTCCGAATTTGAAATAACTTTTAAACAACTAGCTCTTAAAAGGTAATACCCTTTCAAGCAGTTGAAGGCTATTTTTCCGAAAAGAGCATTTTTGCAACAATCCGTATATTTTTTCCTTAAGGGTTCATAAAGAGCCTGAGGCTTTGCCTGTAAACAGGTAGTGAGGCTGTCATTCGGTTGCTGTCCATGCAATCGCTTAACAAATATCTGTCACCTCATGTAACGGTTAATCCTCAAACCCTGTCCGACCACGCAGAAGTCTGCTGATATCAGAAGAAAAAAGCGGCTCTGTAGAAGTCTCTTGATTGATTTTTGCTCAATCTATTATAGAAGTAGTAGTGTAAAACTGCTCCTTATCTTTTGTTCTCACAAAAGAAGGAGCAGTTAATATTGAAATCAAATAAGTTTGTCACAGATTTGTTATAAAACTTACGCAGTTGAGATGAGATATCAATAGAGCATTGAACCGAGCATTGAACCTTTAAGTGTTTAAAAATATAAATTAGAAAAATAGCATGATTGTGCTTGATTTTGCACCTCAAATACGCAAGTTTCCTTGTGTCAACCTTTTTTCAGGCCTCCTTGCAAAGTCTCTTGAGGTTAGTTGGCTGTGCAGAGACATCGAATTTGATCTTCGGACCGGAGATGATCTTCTTTCTCTTCCAGTCAATTTCCCAGCCCTGTTCTGCCTCGAGCCTCTTGAGGAGCTCTTCACGCTTGGCGAGCGGGAGGTCAGCCTCATTCCTGACGAACTTCCACCAGTCTTCGGGCTCTACACCAAGGTATTTCTTGGAAAGCTCCATCCAGTGAGTCAGCTTTATGGACCTGCCCATGTTGTTGTCTGACGGGCGTATGCAGGCTTTTGCCATCATCGGGAGTGCTTCCTGCCAGGTTTCTGCGGTGGTCAGGAGGAATTCAGGTGCTGGTGGGATGTTCATCTCTGAACCGTCTCTGGCATCAAAGACTTTCCACTTGTCTTCTTCATAGGTCTTGGCAATCAGGGCTCTCCTGTACTTGGAACTGTGCGGGCCGAGCACTGCCGGAATTCCGTATATGTTGCATCCGGTACCGATTGAAGCAGCCTTCTGTGAGTATGCACCCCAGGCAAGTCCGCATGCACCCACACGATTGAGAGTGTAGTCTGCAACTTCTGCAAGGTTTCCTGCCAGGGTCCTCTGGGCAAAGATTCCGGCAACTTTTTCAGCGGCTCCAGTAATGTGTGCATTGGACACACAGGAACCGGTGTTAAGCAGTCCACCGCCTGAGAATGTACCCGGGTACCTTTCATAAAGGGTCTTGCCGTCATCGTCCTTGTACATACCAATGTCCATTGCGGAACATCCGCTCACCACCACGAGATAGTTCCTCTTCAGGAATTCTTCGGCAATGTTGTAGACATCCTTGGTACCTGCCGGATAGTTCGGACATCCGATGATTGCGATGATACCTGGAGTAGTTCCCATAACGAGGTTCAGACCTTCTGCCCTGATTTCTGCGTCACTTGCCTGTCCTCTGCCTGATCTGACCCATCCTTTCTCTTCGCTGATGGATTTCTGTGCAGCCTTCTCAAGCACATTCAGGATTGGAATTTCCTTCTTACAGACCTGCTCGCAGCGGCGGCAGCCGATACATACATCGTGAAGGGCTTCAAGATACTCGTAGCTTCCCTTAGCTGCATATTCCAGGGCTTCCGGGATATCGAGTTCTTCCGGACATGCCAGCATGCATTCTCCACACTTGACACACTTGTCGATGTATACCTTGAATTCCTCGTCAGTCGGGATTGCTGTAATACCTTCCGCATCACGGATTGGAGCCATTACTTCGGCAATCTTCGGGATGAGTTCTCCGAGTTTATCATAATCCAGCATCACACAACCCGGAATTGCTCCTGACTTGATCTCCTCAACTATTGAGTCCACGTCAGCATCCGTACGGTCCGGCAGGCCCATCATGATCTTTTCGTTTGATGCGATCACAGGGATCTTGAGTTTCATAGATTCTGATAAGACATCGCCGCGGACGCACTGCTCGTCCACAACAATGACGTCGGGCATTCCGGAGCGGATAACCTTCAGTTCTTTTGCCAGAGACCCTACGATCTTTGCGTACGGAGCTCTCCTGTCGGCTTCCTTGTACCTGGTCATGTCGAATGCGGTACAGCAAAGTCCAGCGATTTCCATCTTGTCGGTCAGATTATTTTCTTCCATGTAGTCCATGATGTATGTTACACCGGCTACGTTGTGCCCGATTGCAACAATTAGGGGCTTGGACTTATCAATAGATCCCATGCCGATTTCAATAAGCGGGGCTTCGGGATCAGCTTTCGGGAAGTCATATGCTGAGACCTGAGCGATATCGGAGACTTCCATCCCAACGTGGTCAAGGCTGCCGCTGAAAAGGGCTTTTGAATCATAGTCAATTTCTGCGCTTTCCTGGCCTGCGTGGATGGTTGCAAGGAGCTGGGTGAGCTGTTCTTCGACATACTCCATCGGGGCTCTGCATTCTCCGAGGGTCTTTGGGCTCAGTCCTGTGCAGATTGTGACGTTCGGGGTCAGGACGTTTGATTCCCCAAGGTTAAGGGGGAGATCTTCACCAAAGACTTCAATTACATGGTCAAGCAGGTGGCGACCGTGGGCAGCGTGGCAGGCTGTACCTGTAATTACACGAAGGAAAAATTCTCTCCCGGTTTGTCCGGCCATGTCAATACCACATGCCCCTCTTTTGTTTCCGGAGAGGTCACATGGTCCATAGGTACAGTAACAGCACTGGTCACACATAGGGGTCAGGACAGGTTCGTAGCGGTCAAGAAGAAGCAAGTTCCAGCTTCTGTAGGATGCCAGACCTGCCATAGCAGTGGGGCCCATCGGACCTAACTCTTTTGCTTTTTCTTCAGCAGCCTCCTTTGCTGCCCCTACAATATTATTAATAGTGATCTGAACGGATTCCAGATCTTCTATAGAAAAACTCCCGGTAGTTAGTTTGCTCATTTGAGCTTTACCTCCTAAATTTGTTT containing:
- a CDS encoding helix-turn-helix transcriptional regulator, whose protein sequence is MESSLIDLVFRSDKRKNLLILLDSGSKNIDEIRDELDVTATSILPQIKKLIDSDLIVQEDRMYKLTVLGEFIIKKVKPLISALEVVEKNNSYWTGHDLNSIPRHLLERIAELGDCALIEPDLNHIYEPSQKIIDSMANAKMVSTFASYFNPAYLPLYVELGRKDAELSLNFTQSVWDHLSNEHSNMIEELMSMDNVSLYISKEGIKLTEITVTDRIMLLGLFDKNGKFDQQFIMSFEPAALRWGQELFDYFKKLSKQVNKI
- a CDS encoding helix-turn-helix transcriptional regulator, with the translated sequence MESSLLDVLFLSEKRKNLLLLLLGGPKTIEEIKNTLDVRSSPIMTQIKILMKQDLIVENNRLYKLSSIGEILVPKMRAILETFNVFDKNHDYWINQDMTSIPPEFLDEIGKLGDYIEVNPDRNHVFEYPKEVVKHLSESEKVMISSSFFLPIYPSLCIELAAKGTDITLVFTEYVYDRMLNDYKKELEHFLNLKYTKLYVCNNNNMKIASSIVTEKFMALSLFCNSGIYYNHNLVSFDESALKWGKELFDHYKSMARPITKV
- the cdhA gene encoding CO dehydrogenase/acetyl-CoA synthase complex subunit alpha, whose amino-acid sequence is MSKLTTGSFSIEDLESVQITINNIVGAAKEAAEEKAKELGPMGPTAMAGLASYRSWNLLLLDRYEPVLTPMCDQCCYCTYGPCDLSGNKRGACGIDMAGQTGREFFLRVITGTACHAAHGRHLLDHVIEVFGEDLPLNLGESNVLTPNVTICTGLSPKTLGECRAPMEYVEEQLTQLLATIHAGQESAEIDYDSKALFSGSLDHVGMEVSDIAQVSAYDFPKADPEAPLIEIGMGSIDKSKPLIVAIGHNVAGVTYIMDYMEENNLTDKMEIAGLCCTAFDMTRYKEADRRAPYAKIVGSLAKELKVIRSGMPDVIVVDEQCVRGDVLSESMKLKIPVIASNEKIMMGLPDRTDADVDSIVEEIKSGAIPGCVMLDYDKLGELIPKIAEVMAPIRDAEGITAIPTDEEFKVYIDKCVKCGECMLACPEELDIPEALEYAAKGSYEYLEALHDVCIGCRRCEQVCKKEIPILNVLEKAAQKSISEEKGWVRSGRGQASDAEIRAEGLNLVMGTTPGIIAIIGCPNYPAGTKDVYNIAEEFLKRNYLVVVSGCSAMDIGMYKDDDGKTLYERYPGTFSGGGLLNTGSCVSNAHITGAAEKVAGIFAQRTLAGNLAEVADYTLNRVGACGLAWGAYSQKAASIGTGCNIYGIPAVLGPHSSKYRRALIAKTYEEDKWKVFDARDGSEMNIPPAPEFLLTTAETWQEALPMMAKACIRPSDNNMGRSIKLTHWMELSKKYLGVEPEDWWKFVRNEADLPLAKREELLKRLEAEQGWEIDWKRKKIISGPKIKFDVSAQPTNLKRLCKEA
- a CDS encoding hydantoinase/oxoprolinase N-terminal domain-containing protein; this encodes MHFSLGIDAGGTYTDAVIIRDSDGAVVESSKALTTYPDPLPGMKNAIDRLDTGYLKDIKLVSVSTTLSTNTILESTGFPVGLIMIGDYVIPEKLPTDYWVAVSGGHDSDGEELKVLDLDSVEEFALKVKSKVSAFAVSSYFSNRNPEHELAVKKAVKDITGHPVVCGHELSQDLGAYERAITAFLNAQLIPITHKFIQAIIREFESRGINANMLMLKCDGSVVGIEEALEKPIETIFSGPAASLVGASHLSRLNTCAMIDVGGTSTDVAMMQNGLPELSSAGAVVGGWQTRVKAIRMETSATGGDSHVWLKGDRINVGPRRVIPLCRASVIYPEFREKLKHNRVAKGYLCENIQVTKFFVRTGFRPIELKAGEREIYKHIGKEPVSFGDLLIALKKRPSPSMLDSLIQKRLIQAIGFTPTDALHVLGEYNEWDTEAARIGAHMLGRPLKLSPEDLSAEVKRRVAHNIAEDLITYLIEGMPRNEIDRVLLGKNFARFRVEIPVVLLGGPVGAYVEDLRKLINAEFIVPEHADVGNAVGALVGKGIKRVEILIKTRLVPKSREEKSEEDEEYGVAPESEVIESALQQEKKNEYIVFSPTERKKFEVYNEALEYAEKLGKQFVMDYMIGAGLGKEEIRIEVSRKHLAPPGWTGVPLETKFVYVGVGVPKNSLTV
- a CDS encoding cation diffusion facilitator family transporter, with product MKAEKNLNKTRNISYAGLFFSLALTIFKLFAGLLGHSTALLADAVRSFSELINELVKLLDLSIAGKPEDWSHNYGHGKVATLVTGAGACVLLFAGIQSASLASGELLMFIQGKETEAPELFALSAAAFALVSKEIIPLFSRLAWKQTDKSLSETDIYTGNSRLKSLGLSCFVTLGIGCTFLPGKNWAVTDSLIAVLLSLYLLGSSGRLLYGTANELIEASLDEENNRKIREIINRTEGVLGSGELKTRRIGNGIAINACITVNSSLNIQEVAEIADLAEERLKKAYGEGIYTLIKAEPALERNCSFQKKPKISKEGGNKIIV
- a CDS encoding hydantoinase/oxoprolinase N-terminal domain-containing protein codes for the protein MQYSLGIDAGGTYTDAVILRDSDSRILDTSKAITTYPNLMTGIRNAIDKLNPEYLKQVKLVSVSTTLSTNTILERTGYPVGLILVGDYTIPRELPADYCIKVRGGHDSNGDELHPLDLTAVEQFAVSLKKKVSAFAVSSYFSTRNPEHELKIKDVILKLTGHPVVCGHELSQELGAYERAATAVLNAQLIPITYQFIHSIMNEVRERNLDAKVLMLKCDGSVIDIKGAKLRPIETIFSGPAASIMGASHLSGLDTCAVIDVGGTSTDVSIIKRGVPELCEKGAVVGGWQTRVKAIKMESSANGGDSHVWFKKCIRIGPRRVMPLCFAAVNYPNFKEKLEKNPIPLRTMLNEHIQPTKFFVRTGVIPVNPTESEKKLLEVIGEEPLSIHEILNKMKRFPSPAVLDSLLNQRVIHAIGFTPTDALHVLGEYTEWDVEASLIGAKKLARFTQLGVHAFCKKVKQQVARNMAYSLMSFIMEGRGKDGIKMMLEEEVPVQYKVNIPIVLLGGPVKAYYGELKGLIDADIIVPEQARVGNAVGALVGKGIKRIEITIRPYSMENPDQNFLVFTPVGRKKFEQYRAALEYSQKAGEELILDSLKDFGLPESSIKIDTSIEYLVPPGWKQTPMETKMTFVGVCTPGFSTD